A stretch of DNA from Phormidium ambiguum IAM M-71:
ATCCATAAAATTTGTAGTGGTGTTAAGGGTACTCCGCCTGTTGGTAACAGAATTGGTGCAGCTGCAATTGTCAAAACTTCACCAATATTTGAACCGAGAATGTATTTAATAAAACGACGAATGTTAGTGTAAACAACTCGCCCTTCTTCTGTAGCGGCAACGATGGTGGCGAAGTTATCATCTAACAACACCATATCACTAGCTTCTTTACTTACATCAGTACCAGTAATACCCATTGCAATACCGATGTCAGCTTGTTTTAAAGCAGGTGCATCGTTGACACCATCGCCTGTCATGGCGACAAATTTACCGCGATTTTGTAGTGCTTGAACTATTCGCAGTTTGTGTTCTGGTGCAACACGCGCATAGATGGAAACGCGATCGACTTCTCGTTCTAATTCCTCTTGGCTAATTCTTTGTAATTCTTGACCTGTGAGAACGCGATCGCCTTCTTGGGCTATGCCTAAATCATAAGCGATCGCTTTAGCAGTTAATTGATGATCGCCAGTAATCATTACCGGACGAATTCCTGCATTTTTACATCTTGCCACCGCCTCGCGCACTTCTGGTCTAGGTGCGTCGAGCATTCCGACTAAACCTAACCAAACTAAGTTTTGTTCGACTTCATTTTCATTCAAATCTCCTGAAGGTTTGTTGTCCATTGGTTTGTAAGCAAACCCTAAAACCCGCAAACCATTCGCTGCCATTTGGTTGTTTTGTTCCAGAATTTCTGCGCGTTGATTTTCTGTTAATTGAGCATTTTGCCAACCTTCTAAATAGTAAGTGCAATGCTGCAAAATTAACTCTGGAGAACCTTTAGAAAACAGAATAAAGTTACCCGCGTTTTCCAGTAAAGATTCTGATTCATTTTTGACAATTACACTCATGCGCTTCCGTTCGGAAGAGAAAGGAATTTCTTCTACTCTAGGCATTTGCCGATCGATATTTTCTTTTTGCAGATTTCCTTTACCTGCTAAAGTTAACAAAGCGCCTTCTGTAGGATCTCCTAAAATTTTCCAGTTTCCACTATTACTTCCCGGTGCGTTATTTGGTTCACATTGTAATTCAGCATCGTTACATTCTACGCAAGCAAGTAACAAAGTTTGTAATTCGGGATAATGTGTGGCACTTACTGATTTATTGTCTAAGATAAACTCACCTTCTGGTGTGTAACCTTCGCCAGTAACGTGGATTTTTTGCTTAACTGTTGCTACCTGTTGCACGACCATTTTATTTTGGGTCAAGGTGCCAGTTTTATCGGAACAAATCGTAGTTACCGAACCCAATGTTTCTACAGCTGGCAATTTCCGAATTAAGGCATGGCGCTTTACCATGCGCTGTGTTCCTAACGCCAATGTTACGGTAATTACCGCAGGTAAACCTTCTGGTACTACGGCAACTGCCATACTTAGAGAAACTTCGACTAAGGCAATAAAAGTGGCGAAATTCCAACCTGTGCGAAGTAATCCAACTATGATAACTATAACTACTAGTGCTAAAGAACCTGTGACTAGGACATTACCTAATTGAGACATTCTTTGTTGCAAAGGTGTGGGTTCGCTTTCCACTGATTGCAACATTTCGGCGATGCGTCCTAATTCGGTTTTCATCCCAGTATTAGTAACTAGGACTTTGGCGCGACCTTGGACAACTTCTGTACCTTGAAATACTAGGTTAATGCGATCGCCTAAAGGCGTATCTTCGTCTAAATGTAAGTCTGCTTCCTTTTCGACAGCGTGTGCTTCTCCGGTTAATGCTGCTTCCCGAATTTGCAAATTTGATTCTTCAATTAATCGACCATCTGCTGCTACTTGTACTCCTGCTTCTAACAGCATGATATCGCCGGGAACTAAATCTTTGGCGCTCACTTCTAAAGTTCTGCCATCCCGAATGATTCGCACTTTTGGCGAAGACATTTTTTTCAAGGCGGCGAGTGCTTTTTCAGCACGACTTTCTTGCAAATAACCTAATACACCGTTGAGAATTACAATTAATAGAATGGCGATCGTATCTTTAAATGGTACTTCCCCTGCTTCTAAGTCTCCTTGTTGCAATTTGACAATATCCAAGAAACCCGAAACGAAAGCTACCCCAATCAGCATTAATAACATAATGTTTTTAAACTGATCGAGCAGGATATCCCAAGAATTACGTCCACCACCTTCTTCTAATTCATTTGGGCCGTATTTTTCGAGTCGTTTTTTAACTTGTTCGTTAGCTAAACCAGTTTGGCGATCGCTATCTAAAATTCGCAAACTTTTATCAACATCTAAAGTATGCCAAGCTTCACCTGCTTCTTTAGCCGCACTAGCTGTTCTCGCCTTTTTAGCAGCTGCTAATAACTCTCGCTTTTGTTTCTTTTTTTGGAAAAAACCTGCTAACCAGAAAGCTGCTCCCAAAATTAGACAAATTATAGGTAGAAAATTTATGAATTGAGCTATGCCTTGGTTAAGGATAATACCACTATCTGATGAACCTAAAATGCACTGTTGGCTCGCTTTATTGCAATTTATACTTCCAGAAATAAAGGAAGCGATCAATCCTATCAAACCAAACAGTAACGCTGTTAACAATAAACCCGATTTTTTCACTATTTACCTCTCTATTTTGTTTGATATCTCAACGGGTTAAGAAATTCCCCATATTAAAGCATTACTACGTTAACGTAGTTACTTCAGGAGCGGATGAATTTTTCATTTTTACAGCAAACTTTGTCAGTTAAATAATCATAACTAACTTCTTGAGGCGGTGCGAGTATTAGGATTTTCCAGTTTGGCATATTGACTCTTTTAAAGATGTGCCAGGAGCTAGCCAGAAGAACAAAGACTACAAACATTAATCATAGGCTTTATTTGGCCGCTAGGGAGGTAGGAAGGTAGGAAAGTAGCAGAAAAAGTGCGATCGTCCCATCGGCTTTATGCTTTCGGTACAATTACAGGCAAAGCTTGGGGGACAAGTTGGAATTTAGCAGGTGTATGAGTAATAATTTCGCCATCTGTGTTAATTGGGTAAGGTTTGCGGGTATAGATTTCAATTTCCTGACCTTCCAGGGTACGCACACCAGGCCAATTTCCCTGTTTTCCGCGCATAATTGCGGGAATTAGGGGAAAAATCTGCCACCAATTGCGGATTTCTAAGCTATAAAGATCCAATTTGCTGTCTTCAATAGTGGCATCATCATCAACAACCATCCCACCACCGTAATAACGACCATTACCTATGGCAATTTGTATTGTTCGCACTTGGATCGATCGATCCAAGTAGCAAATTTCCGCCTTAAAGGGTCGAGTTCGGTAAATTACCTGCAAAGCAGCGATCGCATAAGCTAGCACTCCCCAGCGCCGCTTCAATTCCCCACTTAACTGCTGCGTAATTTCCACGCTTAATCCTAAACTAGCAACATTGAAAAAATACTTACCATTCACCTTGCCAAGATCGATATATTTCACCTCACTATCAGCAATAATCTGACAAGCTTTTGGGATAGATGTAGGAATTGCCAAAGTGCGAGCCAAGTCATTAGCAGTTCCCAAAGGCAAAATACCCAAAGGTAGCTGAGTATCAATTAAACCTTCTATAGCAGCATTGAGAGTACCATCTCCACCACCAACGATTACCAAGTCTACTTGATGGCGATATTGACGAATCAAGTCTGATATTTGTCGTGGTTGCTCAGTACTTTCTTCTAAAAGATGAAAGTTTGGTTGCAATTGTCTAACTATCTCAGAGAAGTTTTCTTTACCACGCCGAGAGAAACGATTGACTAATAACAAGGCTCGACGACTCATCAGATTTGGTCAAGTTAATTACACACTTTCTCAATCCAGCATATTATTTTTTTACAAACTTTTATAATGAAAAATCCAGGGGTAATCATTAAAAAAAACAATGAATTATCACAACTTCTTCAGCAGAAATACGGGATTTGCTAAAATTTCCTAATCTTAGGGAAAATACTGGTCATTTTTCCCAAAAAATAGGGGATAACTACATTTAATTACTTTTTATTTTTCCAGTTGCGGTGTTATCTATGACCTATTCTTTGCGAGTCACCGATCTTCCTATTAGTGAACGTCCAAGAGAACGTTTATTAGCTAATGGCGCAAAACATTTGACTACAGCTGAATTGATTGCAATTTTATTAGCTACAGGACAAGGTGCAGGTAAACTTTCTGCGATCGGTCTAGGTCAATATATTCTGCAACAATTAAATCAACATGGACGAGATCCCTTAGTAGTATTACGAGATGTCACCGCCGCCGAATTAATGGCAATTCCGGGAATCGGCCCTGCTAAAGCAACTACAATTTTAGCAGCGATCGAACTCGGAAAAAGAGCTTTTGCCACCCGCCCATTAGAACGTACCTTAATCGATAGTCCCGCCGCCGCTGCTGCTACCCTCAGCCATGAATTAATGTGGCAACCGCAAGAAAGATTCGCGGTTATATTACTTGATGTTAAACATCGCTTGTTAGGAACACAAGTAATAACGATCGGCACAGCCACAGAAACATTAGCCCATCCCGGTGAAATTTTCCGCGATATCCTTCGCCAAGGCGCAACTAGAGTTATTGTGGCACATAATCATCCTTCAGGAAGCATGGAACCAAGCCAAGATGATATTAATTTAACATCCCAATTACTACAAGGAGCGCAATTTTTAAACGTTCCCATATTAGACCATTTAATTTTAGGTAATGGCGAACATTTAAGTTTAAGAGAAACCACCAACTTATGGGAACTCTATCCTCAAGGAGACTGAACCTAAATTAATAATTGAGTTGTAAGGTGCGTCAGATTATAAATTCGATCGACAGCATCAAAGTTTTAATAACTGACGCACCCTACTATTGTGCTATTTTCCTAAATAAATTAGCCTTGCTCAGTCCTACTTTTATTATTCCTGTTTAATCGGTAACTGCACAATAAACTCCGTTCCCTCCCCTGACGTAGAAACACATTGAAACTTACCGCCATGTTTTTCTACTACAATTTCCCGACTAATTGATAAGCCTAAACCAGTACCTTTACCGATCGGTTTAGTAGTAAAAAAAGGTTCAAATAACCGTTTTTGTACAGCTTCAGGCAT
This window harbors:
- the radC gene encoding RadC family protein; the encoded protein is MTYSLRVTDLPISERPRERLLANGAKHLTTAELIAILLATGQGAGKLSAIGLGQYILQQLNQHGRDPLVVLRDVTAAELMAIPGIGPAKATTILAAIELGKRAFATRPLERTLIDSPAAAAATLSHELMWQPQERFAVILLDVKHRLLGTQVITIGTATETLAHPGEIFRDILRQGATRVIVAHNHPSGSMEPSQDDINLTSQLLQGAQFLNVPILDHLILGNGEHLSLRETTNLWELYPQGD
- a CDS encoding lipid kinase, whose protein sequence is MSRRALLLVNRFSRRGKENFSEIVRQLQPNFHLLEESTEQPRQISDLIRQYRHQVDLVIVGGGDGTLNAAIEGLIDTQLPLGILPLGTANDLARTLAIPTSIPKACQIIADSEVKYIDLGKVNGKYFFNVASLGLSVEITQQLSGELKRRWGVLAYAIAALQVIYRTRPFKAEICYLDRSIQVRTIQIAIGNGRYYGGGMVVDDDATIEDSKLDLYSLEIRNWWQIFPLIPAIMRGKQGNWPGVRTLEGQEIEIYTRKPYPINTDGEIITHTPAKFQLVPQALPVIVPKA
- a CDS encoding cation-translocating P-type ATPase — encoded protein: MKKSGLLLTALLFGLIGLIASFISGSINCNKASQQCILGSSDSGIILNQGIAQFINFLPIICLILGAAFWLAGFFQKKKQKRELLAAAKKARTASAAKEAGEAWHTLDVDKSLRILDSDRQTGLANEQVKKRLEKYGPNELEEGGGRNSWDILLDQFKNIMLLMLIGVAFVSGFLDIVKLQQGDLEAGEVPFKDTIAILLIVILNGVLGYLQESRAEKALAALKKMSSPKVRIIRDGRTLEVSAKDLVPGDIMLLEAGVQVAADGRLIEESNLQIREAALTGEAHAVEKEADLHLDEDTPLGDRINLVFQGTEVVQGRAKVLVTNTGMKTELGRIAEMLQSVESEPTPLQQRMSQLGNVLVTGSLALVVIVIIVGLLRTGWNFATFIALVEVSLSMAVAVVPEGLPAVITVTLALGTQRMVKRHALIRKLPAVETLGSVTTICSDKTGTLTQNKMVVQQVATVKQKIHVTGEGYTPEGEFILDNKSVSATHYPELQTLLLACVECNDAELQCEPNNAPGSNSGNWKILGDPTEGALLTLAGKGNLQKENIDRQMPRVEEIPFSSERKRMSVIVKNESESLLENAGNFILFSKGSPELILQHCTYYLEGWQNAQLTENQRAEILEQNNQMAANGLRVLGFAYKPMDNKPSGDLNENEVEQNLVWLGLVGMLDAPRPEVREAVARCKNAGIRPVMITGDHQLTAKAIAYDLGIAQEGDRVLTGQELQRISQEELEREVDRVSIYARVAPEHKLRIVQALQNRGKFVAMTGDGVNDAPALKQADIGIAMGITGTDVSKEASDMVLLDDNFATIVAATEEGRVVYTNIRRFIKYILGSNIGEVLTIAAAPILLPTGGVPLTPLQILWMNLVTDGVPALALAVEPAEPNVMKRPPFNPRESIFARGLGWYMVRIGVIFAILTIILMEWAYTHTQGSGNPDRWKTMVFTTLCLAQMGHAIAIRSNTQLTIELNPMTNPYVWGAVILTTILQLMLIYVPPLRAFFGTHVLDFGELMICLGFSMLMFVWIEGEKLFIRWFGKSRR